The Limnospira fusiformis SAG 85.79 genomic interval ACATTTTTGGCAGAAATTACAACCTTCGGGGTTGATGTGGAGGCAGTCTGGGTTCAGACATTGGCTCATAATCAGGATGGTTATTGATACCTGATTCTACATTACCATAAATGCCGAAAATTAACCCGCTGTTTCACAGACACCTGATTTATCACGGCTGGGGAAGTTGGGTTGCGCTGCGCTTCACCCAACCTACTAAAGCTGTGGATGCAGTCTGGGTTCAGACATTGGCTCATAATCAGGAGGGTTATTGATACCTGATTCTACATTACCATAAATGCCCAAAATTAACCCGCTTTTTCACAGACACCTGATTTATCACGGCTGGGGAAGTTGGGTTACGCTGCGCTTCACCCAACCTACTAAAGCGCTGGGTTGAGACACTGGCTCATAATCAGGAGGGTTATTGATACCTGATTCTACATTACCATAAATGCCCAAAATTAACCCGCTTTTTCACAGAAACCTGATTTATCACGGCTGGGGAAGTTGGGTTACGCTGCGCTTCACCCAACCTACTAAAGCGCTGGGTTGAGACACTGGCTCATAATCAGGAGGGTTATTGATACCTGATTCTACATTACCATAAATGCCCAAAATTAACCCGCTTTTTCACAGAAACCCGGTGGCTCACGGCTGGCTGGGAAGTTGGGTTACGCTGCGCTTCACCCAACCTACTAAAGCGCACAGGCTACCCGAAAACCGTTGTAGTTTTTGAGGGAGCCCGGGTCGAACCTGCCGCGGTTGGCACAACGGCAGTAGCCAGGAACGTTGAACCACGAACCGCCACGCAGCACTCTTCTGTCTGTTTTTCCCAAAAAGTTGACTAAATGTTCAACAAGGTTTTCATAACGATTATTGTTACCATAATCCCACACTCCTCCGTCCGAGGGAGCGCCACCATAGCCTTCGCGCCAGGGGTCAGCGCACCACTCCCAAACATTCCCGTGGATATCATACAAGCCAAAGGCGTTGGCGTTTTGAAACTGACCGACGGGGTTGGTTTGTCTGCGGTAGGCTCCCTTGGGTCCTGAGCTATAGCTGTAGTTGCCATCGTAGTTGGCGAGGTCTGTCGTCAGGGTATCACCGACATGAAAGGGGCTAGTAGTTCCGGCGCGAGCTGCATATTCCCACTCCGCTTCACTCGGTAATCGGTAGGGTTTGCCAATTCTTTTCGAGAGGCGGGCGCACCACTCCATTACATCATACCATGAAACCGATTCAACGGGACGATTTAATCCTTTAAATCTTGAGGGGTCTAGGCTCAGGCCTCGTTGGAGTTTGGGGAAACTAGCCACTTGTCGCCATTGTTCTTGGGTAACCGGATATTTCCCCATGAGGAAGGGTTTAATCGTGACTCGGTGTTGGGGTCTTTCAACATCAGAACTTCCAGTTTCACCACTCGGCACACCCATGGTAAAGGTTCCCCCCGGAATTAGCACCATCTCCAGAATCAAACCATTTCCCAGGTCTTCGATAATACATTCAGCCTGACCGGGACGGCGGTTAATTTCTCGACCCATTGAATTGACCGTAACGATGTCAAATTTAAACTTCTGGGGTACCGCTGGGGGAGTTGTATTGGGAGTCTGTTTAACAGTCTCGCGGTTAATTTCTCGACCCATTGAATTGACCGTAACGATGTCAAATTTAAACTTCTGGGGTACCGCTGGGGGAGTTGTATTGGGAGTTTGTTTAACAGTCTCTTGGATGACGGGTTGAGGATTTGTTGGGTTGGTCTGTTTCCCATAATATCGCCGTAAATGTGCCCAAACTTCCGCTACAGATTTATAGCGTTTTTTAAAGACTGTCTCAACCAAACGGTCTAAGATTTCGCCTAATTTATCACTCACATGATTGCCATTTAAATGCTCCCGCCACACCCATTGTGCTTCTAAGGGGTCATATAAATCTGACGGACTGGCTTGGGTTAGCAGGTATAAACAAGTCACCCCTAAACTATATAAATCACTCCCATATTGAGGTTTTCCCATAGCCTGTTCCGGGGCGCAATATGCCGCCGAACCGATAACGGTTCCGGTGACGCTCATAGATGTGCTATGCACCTGTTTAGCCGCCCCAAAATCCACTAGGACTAACTTGTTATCACTGGCTCGTCTAATGATGTTTTCCGGTTTAATATCCCGGTGAATTACTTTATGTTTGTGTACAAAATACAAAACTGGCAATAAATCCTTGAGCAGGGAACTGATTTTATTTTCCGTAAAAGCGCCTTTATCTAGCTCCTGTTCTAGGGTTTCCCCTTCGATAAATTCCTGAATTAAATATTGACGGTTATCAGCCGTAAAATAAGCCAACAGTTCCGGGATTTGGGAATGTTTGCCGAGGATTTCTAAACGTTGGGCTTCTTGGTCGAATAATTGGGCGGCTTTTTCTAGGGTAGCGGTTCCTTGCGCCTGGGGAAGGAATTGCTTAATCACGCAGGGAGGTTTAGAAGGTTTGAAGTCATCCACTGCCAGAAATGTGCGTCCGAACCCGCCTTGTCCGAGGATGCTTTTAGCATAGTAGCGTTCTACCAGTCGGAGTTTACTACCACATTTTTGGCAGAAATTACAACCTTCGGGGTTGATGTGGAGGCAGTCTGGGTTCAGACATTGGCTCATAATCAGGATGGTTATTGATACCTGATTCTACATTACCATAAATGCCGAAAATTAACCCGCTTTTTCACAGAAACCTGATTTATCACGGCTGGGGAAGTTGGGTTGCGCTGCGCTTCACCCAACCTACTAAAGCGCTACTAAAGCTGGGTTCAGACATTGGCTCATAATCAGGATGGTTATTGATACCTGATTCTACATTACCATAAATGCCGAAAATTAACCCGCTTTTTCACAGAAACCCGGTTGATAACGGCTGGCTGGGAAGTTGGGTTTCGCTGCGCTTCACCCAACCTACTAAAGCTACTAAAGCGCTTTCCCAAAGTTTGACTAAATTGTCAACATATATATCCTGACTATCCCACACCGTACCATCCGAGGGCGCACCAGCGTAGCCTTCGTGCCAGGGGTCAGCGCACCATTCCCAAACATTCCCGTGGATATCATACAAGCCAAAGGCGTTGGCGTGTTGAAACTGACCGACGGGGGTGGTTTTTTTGCGGTAGGCTCCCCTCGGTCCTGAGCTATAGGTGTAGCCGCCATCGTAGTTGGCGAGGTCCGTCGTCAGGGTATCACCGACATGAAAGGGGCTAGTGGTTCCGGCGCGGGCTAC includes:
- a CDS encoding bifunctional serine/threonine-protein kinase/formylglycine-generating enzyme family protein, with protein sequence MSQCLNPDCLHINPEGCNFCQKCGSKLRLVERYYAKSILGQGGFGRTFLAVDDFKPSKPPCVIKQFLPQAQGTATLEKAAQLFDQEAQRLEILGKHSQIPELLAYFTADNRQYLIQEFIEGETLEQELDKGAFTENKISSLLKDLLPVLYFVHKHKVIHRDIKPENIIRRASDNKLVLVDFGAAKQVHSTSMSVTGTVIGSAAYCAPEQAMGKPQYGSDLYSLGVTCLYLLTQASPSDLYDPLEAQWVWREHLNGNHVSDKLGEILDRLVETVFKKRYKSVAEVWAHLRRYYGKQTNPTNPQPVIQETVKQTPNTTPPAVPQKFKFDIVTVNSMGREINRETVKQTPNTTPPAVPQKFKFDIVTVNSMGREINRRPGQAECIIEDLGNGLILEMVLIPGGTFTMGVPSGETGSSDVERPQHRVTIKPFLMGKYPVTQEQWRQVASFPKLQRGLSLDPSRFKGLNRPVESVSWYDVMEWCARLSKRIGKPYRLPSEAEWEYAARAGTTSPFHVGDTLTTDLANYDGNYSYSSGPKGAYRRQTNPVGQFQNANAFGLYDIHGNVWEWCADPWREGYGGAPSDGGVWDYGNNNRYENLVEHLVNFLGKTDRRVLRGGSWFNVPGYCRCANRGRFDPGSLKNYNGFRVACAL